A stretch of Stenotrophomonas indicatrix DNA encodes these proteins:
- the hutG gene encoding N-formylglutamate deformylase: MNGHPEWLTVHEGDAPLIVSFPHTGSELPHDLIGDFHSPWLARRDADWWVHELYDFARGMGATTVRSAISRSVIDLNRDPSGVSLYPGQNTTGLCPLTTFDNQPLYHAGREPDDAEIARRRDTYFAPYHNALATQIARLRARHGTVVVYDAHSIRSHIPHLFEGELPQFNLGTAGPSGAPDTSCDNALSDVVENLLALSGMSQVRNGRFKGGWITRHYSSIAGGVHSLQMELACRGYMHEPLPDQVDEHSWPTPLDPEHAAPLRHTLAQVLNACLEFATNRSAA, encoded by the coding sequence ATGAACGGCCATCCCGAATGGCTGACCGTGCACGAAGGCGACGCGCCGCTGATCGTCAGCTTCCCGCACACCGGCAGCGAGCTGCCGCATGACCTGATCGGCGATTTCCACTCGCCGTGGCTGGCGCGCCGCGATGCCGACTGGTGGGTGCATGAGCTGTACGACTTCGCACGCGGCATGGGCGCGACCACCGTGCGCTCGGCAATCTCGCGTTCGGTGATCGACCTCAACCGTGATCCCAGCGGCGTGTCGCTGTACCCGGGGCAAAACACCACCGGCCTGTGCCCGCTGACCACCTTCGACAACCAGCCGCTGTACCACGCCGGCCGCGAGCCGGATGACGCCGAGATTGCCCGGCGCCGCGACACGTATTTCGCGCCGTACCACAACGCACTGGCCACGCAGATCGCACGCCTGCGTGCACGTCACGGCACCGTGGTGGTGTACGACGCGCATTCGATCCGTTCGCACATCCCGCACCTGTTCGAGGGCGAGTTGCCGCAGTTCAATCTCGGCACCGCCGGGCCGTCCGGTGCACCGGACACCTCCTGCGACAACGCACTGAGCGATGTGGTGGAGAACCTGCTGGCGCTCAGCGGCATGAGCCAGGTGCGCAACGGCCGCTTCAAGGGCGGCTGGATCACCCGCCACTACAGCAGCATTGCCGGTGGTGTGCACAGCCTGCAGATGGAACTGGCCTGCCGCGGCTACATGCACGAACCACTACCCGACCAGGTGGACGAGCACAGCTGGCCCACCCCGCTCGACCCCGAACACGCCGCACCGCTGCGCCACACCCTGGCGCAGGTGCTCAATGCCTGCCTTGAATTCGCTACGAACCGGAGCGCCGCATGA